In the Candidatus Dadabacteria bacterium genome, GCCTCTTGCCCGCGAGGAGCTTGAAGAGCTTTCCGAGGAGAGAAGCGAGCTCGAAGCGAAACTCAGAAAGCTTCTTCTGCCCAAAGATCCGAATCTCGGGAAAAACGTGTTCCTTGAGATAAGGGCCGGAGCCGGAGGGGAGGAGGCGGCTCTTTTCGCGGCCGATCTCCTCAGAATGTATTCGAGGTACTGCGAGAACCGCCGCTGGAAGGTGGAAACCATAACGCTTAACGAAACCGGGATCGGCGGGATAAAGGAACTTGTGGTAAGGATCGAAGGGCGGGAAGTTTACGGCAAGCTCAGGTATGAAAGCGGGGTTCACAGGGTTCAGCGAATACCCTCGACGGAGGCCGGCGGGAGAATACATACGTCAACGGCGACAGTCGCCGTGCTTCCGGAGGCCGACGAGGTTGACGTGGAAGTGGACGAGAAGGAACTCAAGGTAGATACTTTCAGGTCTTCGGGGCCCGGGGGTCAGCACGTCAACAAGACGGATTCCGCGATAAGGATAACCCATCTTCCAACGGGAATCGTCGTGCAGTGCCAGGACGACCGCTCGCAGCAGAAAAACAGGGTCCATGCGATGAGCATGCTACGCGCAAAGCTTTACGAGATTGAGGAGCAAAAACGCGCAAGCGAGATTTCGCGCACCAGGAAAACCCAGGTCGGAAGCGGGGACAGAAGCGAAAAAATAAGAACCTACAATTTCCCTCAGGGGAGAATAACCGACCACAGAATAGGTCTCACTCTCCATAAGGTAGAGGCGGTACTGGGAGGAGAACTTGATCCTCTGCTGGAGCCTCTCGCGGCCCATTTTCAAGCCGAAAGTCTTAAGAATCTGTCAGAGGCCTGACGGCTTTTCCCGATTTGTATTTGCCGGGCCAAGCAATAGAATATACCTTCAATGAATGTCATCTATCTGATTTCCGCCCTTTACCTGCTTTCTTCTCTTCTTTACGGCACTTACCTCTGGTCGCAGAAAAGAAAAATCTCCCGGGCGGGCATTTATTTCGCCATTGCGGGGGTGCTTGCTCATACCGCACTGCTAGTTGTTTTCCTCATGCGTGGCGACGTACTGGCCGGAAGTACTTCAAGGCCCCTTTTTATTTTCTCGTGGCTTGTAACGCTTGTCTTTTTAGTTTCGCAACTGAGGTTCAAGACCCCCGTGCTCGGCGCGTTCGTGCTCCCCGTGGCTTTTCTCGGAACCTTGCCCTACGTGATCATTCCGGATGGGATGATTACTCAGGACCCGACGCTTGGAAACCCATGGGTGCTGGCGCACATACTGTCCATTTTTCTTGGAGAAGCGTTTTTTGCGATATCTTTTCTAGCGGGCGTAATCTACATATTCCAGGAAAACCAGCTGAAATCGAAAAGAGTCGGAAGCCACCTGAAAAAACTTCCTTCCCTGATAACGCTTGACAAGATAAACCACCTGAGTCTTCTGCTCGGGTTCCCGCTTCTAACCGTGAGTCTCGTTATCGGTTTCGTACTTGCAAAAGAAATATGGAGCGATGTGTGGACGTGGGGAGCCAAGGAAACTTGGTCTACCGTTACGTGGCTTCTTTACGCTTTTTTGATAAACGGACGTATTTCCCTCGGATGGAGAGGCAGAAGGGCTGCGCTCGGAGCCGTGATCGGGTTCTGCATCGTGGTGGTGACGTTCGTTATGGGATATATCTTCCCGGGGCAGCACAAATTTGAATGAAGTCGTCTGTTTACAAAGATTTGGAAATAACGTTATAATATACGCCCCGAATTACGGCAAAAAACTGTTTTAAGGAGGATTACGATGGCTGTAGCTAGAGTAACAGAGGTTATAGGTTCATCTGATAAGTCATGGGATGACGCTGTGCGGGAAGCTCTTGACAGGGCGAACTCAACCCTGAGGGGTCTTACCGGAATCGAGGTAACGAAAATGAACGCCCGCATAGAGGATGGGAAGATTGCCGAGTACCGTTCCCACGTCAGGATCACCTTCATTCTGGAGGACTAATATCTCCTTACGGAATATTTTCCCAAGACTGCAAACAACGTGATGAGCTGCTTTGTAAAATCACACGGGTTGGGAAATGATTATATTGTCCTAGACAGCGCCGAAATAGATTTTGATCTCGGCAAATCCGCCATAGAACTCATATGTCACAGGAATTACGGCATAGGTTCTGACGGCATACTGCTTCTGGTTCCCCCTGCAAGGGGAGACTTCGGGCTCAGAATTCTCAATCCTGACGGGAGCGAGGCGGAAAAAAGCGGAAACGGGCTCAGGATTTTCGCCAAGTACCTCTACGAGAGGAAAAACGCCTCGAGCAAGACTTTTTCCATAGATACTCCCGGCGGTCTTGTTGCGGCCGAAGTCGAGGAGAAAGACGGAAAGGTCCACCACGTCACGGTGGAAATGGGTGCGGCGACTTTCAGGGCGGATGAGGTGCCGGTAGACATGGAGGGGGAGGAAGCTGTGGGGCAGCGCCTTGTTCTCGGCGCATCAGAATTTGATTTTACGGCCGTTTCGGTGGGCAACCCCCACTGCGTTATTTTCTTCGAAGAGCTAAGAGAAGATCTCATAAGGAAACTCGGACCCGAGATAGAAAACCACCCCATCTTCCCAAACAGGACTAATGTTCAGTTCGCCCAGGTGATCTCGCGCGAGAGCGTTCGTATTTTAATCTGGGAGAGAGGAGCCGGCTACACTCTTGCCTCAGGCAGCAGTTCCTGCGCGGTCGCCGCGGCGTGCGTGAAATCCGGCCTTACGGACCGGAATCTCAGGGTGCTGATGCCCGGCGGGCATCTGGACATAAACGTCGGGGAAGACTGGGCGATCACTATGCGCGGCGAGGTGGAAGAAGTCTTTTCGGGGATGTTGAGCGACGATCTTCTTTACAAACTAAGAAATCCTTCCACTATAAATTTATAGAGCGACCGATTCATTTTTTGATGGAAAGACTGCTTTTAAAGGCGGATGTGGTGATTCCGATAAGTTCTGAACCAATTCGCAATGGAGCCGTCGTCGTGGACGGGGGACGTATCGTTGACATCGGAACATCGGATAGAATCGAGACTGACTATCCCGGCTTGCAGAAAATAAGAAGGCAGAATTCGATAATACTTCCCGGGTTCGTAAACGCCCACACCCACCTTGAACTCAGTTGGACAAGGGGGAAGATCGGAGGTTTCGAAGATTTTACCGGATGGCTTGAGCGGCTGATCGCTCTTAAGGCCGGCGGAGTTGATCAAGATCTTGTCGAGAATTCAATGAGGGCGGGGATTCGCGACGTCATCGGTAGTGGTGTCACTACAGCAGGGGAAATATCTTCCTTGGATTTCGGCGGGAGGGAGATGCTCA is a window encoding:
- the prfA gene encoding peptide chain release factor 1 translates to PLAREELEELSEERSELEAKLRKLLLPKDPNLGKNVFLEIRAGAGGEEAALFAADLLRMYSRYCENRRWKVETITLNETGIGGIKELVVRIEGREVYGKLRYESGVHRVQRIPSTEAGGRIHTSTATVAVLPEADEVDVEVDEKELKVDTFRSSGPGGQHVNKTDSAIRITHLPTGIVVQCQDDRSQQKNRVHAMSMLRAKLYEIEEQKRASEISRTRKTQVGSGDRSEKIRTYNFPQGRITDHRIGLTLHKVEAVLGGELDPLLEPLAAHFQAESLKNLSEA
- the ccsA gene encoding cytochrome c biogenesis protein CcsA, whose translation is MNVIYLISALYLLSSLLYGTYLWSQKRKISRAGIYFAIAGVLAHTALLVVFLMRGDVLAGSTSRPLFIFSWLVTLVFLVSQLRFKTPVLGAFVLPVAFLGTLPYVIIPDGMITQDPTLGNPWVLAHILSIFLGEAFFAISFLAGVIYIFQENQLKSKRVGSHLKKLPSLITLDKINHLSLLLGFPLLTVSLVIGFVLAKEIWSDVWTWGAKETWSTVTWLLYAFLINGRISLGWRGRRAALGAVIGFCIVVVTFVMGYIFPGQHKFE
- a CDS encoding dodecin family protein, whose protein sequence is MAVARVTEVIGSSDKSWDDAVREALDRANSTLRGLTGIEVTKMNARIEDGKIAEYRSHVRITFILED
- the dapF gene encoding diaminopimelate epimerase; amino-acid sequence: MSCFVKSHGLGNDYIVLDSAEIDFDLGKSAIELICHRNYGIGSDGILLLVPPARGDFGLRILNPDGSEAEKSGNGLRIFAKYLYERKNASSKTFSIDTPGGLVAAEVEEKDGKVHHVTVEMGAATFRADEVPVDMEGEEAVGQRLVLGASEFDFTAVSVGNPHCVIFFEELREDLIRKLGPEIENHPIFPNRTNVQFAQVISRESVRILIWERGAGYTLASGSSSCAVAAACVKSGLTDRNLRVLMPGGHLDINVGEDWAITMRGEVEEVFSGMLSDDLLYKLRNPSTINL